One segment of Rosa chinensis cultivar Old Blush chromosome 6, RchiOBHm-V2, whole genome shotgun sequence DNA contains the following:
- the LOC112169414 gene encoding uncharacterized protein LOC112169414, whose product MDKESRKPKKEVGGRSLIDLVFSWSIRDVLNKDHYKNQVTTIPETFSTVTSYMKAFVPSLLEETHDELRSSMMSLSRAPTCEILTVETSKDHKPPKDLFYQITYKRRQGEDYVGAYEPDVGDIIALTNVRPKYIDDLNRSRNSYLIAYVIGSQHGSSDKLPILASKSINGGGESGNKKMKSKSDTLFAVYLMNMTTNVRVWKALNSELGSNTNLFKKVLQVQPPNSSHGQNSCTICFSNYNGCPELSTRWPTMCSDLNDSQEAAVLNCISLSKCHHQNTVRLIWGPPGTGKTKTIGLSLFALFQLKCRTLTCTPTNIAIVEVTTRLLRLVNQSLDYGKYGLGDIILFGNRRRLKIDNYDDLLEVFLDHRAKILSKCFAPLSGWKHWLESMIDLLEDPNKQYSLYLQSRRKRYNYKHEDSDDENDILTFEQFVKERQYSLYLKKRREKYNKDSDNRSSSSDDHNGFLTLEEFVKEKQYSQSLKKGKERCDNDGEDTDNTTSSSDDGTDVLTFEEFVKEKQNYIGENLKLCMVNLYTHLPTSCISLKEVKDMIRAINFLESIKSLLCQGVGITSEGFQLVLNSCVHVLKSLRAFSVPTSNDSQTLRNLCLENACLIFCTASSSAKLYTEGIKPLELLFIDEAAQLKECESAIPLQLPGLRHAILIGDERQLPAMVKSKIAENAGFGRSLFERLVLLGHEKHLLNVQYRMHPSISLFPKKEFYNNRILDGPNVNERSYEKCFLEGKIFGSYSFINIADGKEELDRGHSSKNMVEAAVVYQIVLSLYEEFTRTKKKVSIGVISPYKAQVNAIGERVREYSTDHLAGTGFTLSVRSVDGFQGGEEDVIIISTVRCNGNGSIGFLSNHQRTNVVLTRV is encoded by the exons ATGGACAAGGAGAGTAGGAAGCCAAAGAAAGAAGTTGGAGGTAGGAGCTTGATTGATTTGGTCTTCTCTTGGTCTATTAGAGATGTTCTCAATAAAGATCATTACAAAAACCAG GTAACTACGATTCCTGAGACGTTCTCGACTGTAACGAGTTACATGAAAGCATTTGTTCCTTCGCTTCttgaggaaacacatgatgaATTACGCTCAAGCATGATGTCCCTGTCGCGGGCACCAACTTGTGAAATTCTAACAGTTGAAACTTCCAAGGATCATAAACCTCCCAAAGACTTGTTTTACCAAATTACATATAAGAGGAGACAAGGAGAAGATTATGTAGGAGCATATGAGCCAGATGTTGGTGATATCATTGCCTTGACCAATGTGAGACCAAAATACATTGATGATTTGAATAGATCCAGAAATTCTTATCTTATTGCTTATGTTATTGGATCACAACATGGAAGTTCTGATAAGCTTCCGATACTCGCATCAAAGTCTATCAATGGAGGAGGAGAGTCAGGAAACAAAAAGATGAAGAGCAAGAGTGATACACTTTTTGCTGTTTACCTCATGAACATGACAACAAACGTACGTGTATGGAAAGCTCTGAACTCAGAATTAGGCTCAAACACAAATCTGTTTAAGAAGGTTCTGCAAGTTCAACCACCAAATTCATCACAT GGTCAGAATTCTTGCACAATTTGTTTTTCCAATTATAACGGCTGCCCTGAGCTTTCTACTAGATGGCCCACAATGTGTTCTGATCTAAATGATTCCCAAGAGGCTGCAGTTTTGAACTGTATCAGTTTGAGTAAGTGCCATCACCAGAATACGGTCAGGCTAATATGGGGTCCTCCAGGGActggaaaaacaaaaacaattggTCTGTCACTATTTGCTCTATTTCAGTTAAAGTGCAGAACACTGACATGTACTCCCACCAATATTGCCATCGTAGAAGTGACAACACGGCTCCTGAGATTGGTTAACCAGTCATTGGATTATGGCAAGTATGGACTTGGAGATATAATTCTATTTGGGAATAGGAGGAGATTGAAGATTGATAATTATGATGACCTTCTTGAGGTATTTCTTGATCATCGTGCTAAAATTCTGTCCAAATGTTTTGCCCCGTTGTCTGGTTGGAAACATTGGCTAGAGTCAATGATAGACTTACTTGAGGATCCAAACAAACAATACTCATTGTATTTGCAATCAAGAAGGAAAAgatacaattataaacatgaagaTTCTGATGATGAAAATGATATTCTAACGTTTGAGCAGTTTGTGAAGGAGAGACAGTACTCACTGTATTTgaaaaagagaagggaaaaatACAATAAAGACAGTGATAATAGGAGCTCATCAAGTGATGATCACAATGGTTTTTTGACACTTGAGGAGTTTGTGAAGGAGAAACAGTATTCTCAGTCTTTGAAAAAGGGAAAGGAAAGATGCGACAATGACGGTGAAGATACTGATAACACAACCTCATCAAGTGATGATGGAACTGATGTTTTGACGTTTGAGGAGTTTGTGAAGGAGAAACAGAATTACATTGGTGAGAATCTGAAGCTGTGTATGGTAAATTTGTACACTCACTTGCCAACTTCTTGCATTTCATTAAAGGAGGTGAAGGACATGATTAGAGCTATTAATTTTCTCGAGTCAATTAAATCTTTACTGTGTCAGGGGGTTGGCATTACTAGTGAAGGGTTCCAATTGGTCCTGAACAGTTGTGTTCATGTACTGAAATCACTTCGTGCATTTTCTGTTCCAACTTCTAATGATAGTCAGACACTAAGGAACTTGTGTTTGGAAAATGCTTGCTTAATATTTTGTACTGCATCAAGCTCTGCAAAATTGTACACGGAAGGAATCAAACCACTGGAACTTTTATTCATTGATGAAGCTGCTCAGCTTAAAGAATGTGAATCAGCAATCCCTTTACAACTACCTGGCCTTCGGCATGCTATTCTCATAGGAGATGAGAGGCAACTTCCTGCTATGGTTAAAAGCAAG ATTGCTGAGAATGCTGGTTTTGGAAGAAGCTTGTTCGAAAGACTAGTCCTATTGGGACATGAGAAGCACCTTCTCAATGTCCAGTATCGAATGCATCCATCAATCAGCTTATTTCCGAAAAAGGAGTTTTACAATAATCGGATATTGGATGGTCCAAATGTCAATGAAAGAAGCTATGAGAAATGCTTCCTTGAGGGAAAAATATTTGGATCCTACTCCTTCATAAATATAGCTGATGGAAAAGAAGAACTTGATCGTGGACACAGTTCGAAAAATATGGTTGAGGCTGCTGTTGTCTATCAGATAGTTCTTAGCCTTTACGAAG AATTCACTCGAACAAAGAAGAAGGTTAGTATTGGGGTAATATCACCTTACAAAGCCCAAGTCAATGCAATTGGGGAGAGAGTCAGAGAATACAGTACGGATCATTTAGCTGGAACTGGCTTCACTCTAAGTGTGCGGTCTGTTGATGGATTCCAAGGTGGTGAAGAGGATGTGATAATCATCTCCACTGTTAGATGTAATGGGAATGGATCAATTGGTTTCCTCTCAAATCATCAAAGAACAAATGTTGTACTAACACGTGTGTAA